The window GCTCATTTGTGTTGGACGACCCTTTACAGCATGGTCTTGCCAATAGTTTTTCATCAGCACTTGCAGTCTATCTTAGCCAAGACGAGCCGATGGATGAAGCGTTACAACATGCTCGGGAGTATGTCAGAACGCTTGTAGCAAGGAAGAGTGATATCAGTGGACGGAGTAGTCAGCTGTATAATGAATTCTTAGAAGCTGTTCAGTTGCATTATCATACGAATCGTGATGTTGCCTTTTATGCTGACTGTCTGAATGTTTCTCCACGTTATCTGTTGCAGGTGGCGCATAGAATATCTGGTAAATCTCCCAAATGTATCATTGATTATACACTGGCAGAGGCACTTGCCTGTCAGCTTCGAACGACACAGAAGACCATTCAAGAGATTGCATATGAGCATGGTTTTGCCTCACAAGCTCAGTTCTCTAAGTTCTTTAAGAAGCAGATGGGACAGACTCCGAGTGAGTGGCGAAGGTCGTAGGGGGACCTCCCCCAGCCCCTCCAAAGGAGGGGAGAGCCTAACGGGATAAAGTAGGGGACAACTCTATAATCCTCATGGTTGCAACATCAGGTAGGGGAGAGCCTAATGGGATAGAGTTGGGGACAATATGAAACGCTTTTGTTCTTACGCTTTTCTCATCGTTTTAAAAGGAATTTCTAATATTAACTAACACATATAACATCTTCATGTACACTCATTCGTGAGTGAAACATGGTAGAAATCTAAAAATTAAAGTAATATGGCAAATAGACAAGAACTAAACCGCAACCTCGCTCAGATGTTAAAGAGCGGTGTAATCATGGACGTAACAACACCAGAGCAGGCGCGTATCGCTGAGGCTGCAGGTGCTTGTGCAGTAATGGCATTGGAACGTATCCCAGCTGATATTCGTGCTGCTGGTGGCGTTTCACGTATGAGTGACCCAAAGATGATTAAAGGCATTCAGGAGGCAGTGACGATTCCTGTGATGGCAAAGTGCCGTATTGGGCATATCGCTGAGGCTCAGATTCTGCAGGCAATTGAGATTGATTACATTGATGAAAGCGAAGTTCTATCTCCTGCTGATAATATCTATCATATTGACAAGACACAGTTTGAGGTACCATTCGTTTGTGGTGCACGTAATTTGAGCGAGGCATTGCGTCGTATTGCAGAGGGTGCAACAATGATTCGTACAAAGGGTGAGCCTGGTACAGGTGATATTGTACAGGCTGTTAGCCATATGCGTTTGATGCAGAGTCAGATTCGTGAACTCGTTAGTAAGCGTGAGGACGAACTCTTTGAGGCTGCTAAGCAGTTGCAGGCTCCATACGACCTCGTGAAGTATGTACATGAGAATGGTAAGCTTCCTGTAGTGAATTTCGCTGCGGGTGGTGTGGCAACTCCTGCTGATGCTGCATTGATGATGCAGTTAGGTGCTGAGGGTGTGTTTGTTGGTTCTGGTATCTTCAAGAGTGGTGACCCAGCTAAGCGTGCTGCAGCTATCGTTAAGGCAGTTACAAACTATAATAACCCTAAGGAGTTGGCAGCGTTGTCAGAAGACTTGGGTGAGGCTATGGTTGGTATCAACGAGCATGAAATTGAAGTGCTCATGGCTGAGCGTGGACAATGAGAATTGCCGTTCTTGCCCTGCAGGGAGCGTTCTTAGAGCATGAAATGATGCTCCGTAAGCTGGGAGTTGATTGCTTTGAGGTGCGCCGATTGGAGGATTGGCAGCAGGAGAAGGATGGTTTGATAATCCCTGGTGGTGAGAGTACTACTCAAGGAAAGCTCCTTCGTGACCTTGGTTTGCTTGATCCTATCCGTGAAGCTATCGAAGCAGGATTGCCAGTCTTTGGTACTTGTGCGGGTTTGATACTCCTTGCTCGTGAGGTAGAGGGGAATAGTCCGTCTGCACCAGTTCCTCCTCGATTGGGAACAATGCGTATGACTGCTGCTCGTAACGCCTATGGTCGTCAGCTGGGTAGTTTCCATACGGAGGCTCCTTTTAAGGGAATTGAAGGCGATATCCCAATGACTTTCATCCGTGCTCCTTATATAAAAGAGTCTGCTGAAGAGGTAGAAATCCTTTCAGAGGTTGATGGTCATATCGTAGCTGCTCGCCAAGGAAATCAACTTGTTACTGCCTTTCATCCAGAATTGGATAGTGATATGCGTGTGCATGAATACTTCTTGGGAATGGTGAAAGGTAGATGATATCTTAAAGGAAAGTACAACTAAATAATGAATATAGGCTGTTACAGATGCTCATTGGCGTCTGTAGCAGCCTATATATGTTTTTGTTATCTTCTAAAGAGTTAATATCGAAGCTCTTAGCTAACAATAGGTTGCTCTCCGCTTGGCTACTTCTTGCAATGTGTTAAGTGCTCCGCACCATTGGTGCTTACCCTCCG is drawn from Prevotella melaninogenica and contains these coding sequences:
- the pdxT gene encoding pyridoxal 5'-phosphate synthase glutaminase subunit PdxT, with the translated sequence MRIAVLALQGAFLEHEMMLRKLGVDCFEVRRLEDWQQEKDGLIIPGGESTTQGKLLRDLGLLDPIREAIEAGLPVFGTCAGLILLAREVEGNSPSAPVPPRLGTMRMTAARNAYGRQLGSFHTEAPFKGIEGDIPMTFIRAPYIKESAEEVEILSEVDGHIVAARQGNQLVTAFHPELDSDMRVHEYFLGMVKGR
- the pdxS gene encoding pyridoxal 5'-phosphate synthase lyase subunit PdxS, producing MANRQELNRNLAQMLKSGVIMDVTTPEQARIAEAAGACAVMALERIPADIRAAGGVSRMSDPKMIKGIQEAVTIPVMAKCRIGHIAEAQILQAIEIDYIDESEVLSPADNIYHIDKTQFEVPFVCGARNLSEALRRIAEGATMIRTKGEPGTGDIVQAVSHMRLMQSQIRELVSKREDELFEAAKQLQAPYDLVKYVHENGKLPVVNFAAGGVATPADAALMMQLGAEGVFVGSGIFKSGDPAKRAAAIVKAVTNYNNPKELAALSEDLGEAMVGINEHEIEVLMAERGQ